A window from Anoplolepis gracilipes chromosome 15, ASM4749672v1, whole genome shotgun sequence encodes these proteins:
- the Oseg2 gene encoding intraflagellar transport protein 172 homolog isoform X3, translating to MIKGIAFSPESTKIAVGQTDCIVYVYKIGEDWGDKKVICNKFRQSSAVTCLIWLAEDPIVIGLADGKVRAALVKSQKAQTLYTSDAMTIALASNVRGNGFISSHADGSIIRYYITENGSAEPSGRVCVHGVPAYALAWPQSHILAAGCDKRLTVYDSYGKPVKTFDYSRDPQEREITVACCSPSGQSVAVGSWDKVRVLDWSPRRSVWEETNVRILPNFYTITALAWKRDGSKLAVGGLCGGVEQFETILRRTVVRGSHEVAYVGPSQVVIRSLNDSSQRSIVVRSQTGLEIEDVRVLGRRDNNVVARTARTLLIGDIELGLISEIPWEDRSGNGEKFFFEYPGVCLIFYSGELTIVEYGQNEALGSVRTEAVNPHVVSVRVNERPASNGGIDNKKLAYLLDPRTVRVIDLLTGATISVIVHDVRIDWLELSEAGHRLLSRDKRGRLWLSNDTGGRVLLVTGASFASWVPGSDVVIAQTGQTLAVWYNVDAPEAVTLTPIKGDVMDIVREDGRTSVIVEEHGAKMPYLLDEGLIEFGTALHDNDFGRVVLFLENMGDSPQIETMWENVARNAMSERKIMIAARCYAAMGDVACARFLKEITEVGEKYAEETGNDPLASPDCWARLAVLNGDLKTAEAIYLEQNELDKALDMYQRYWHWEDALNLAQSRDWSGLSELRDRHLAWLLDSDQAARAASIIETTNPNRAVKLYLEARRPGRAARLILTDNELLEDERIVEEVINGLKASDLMELAGELLEKTDAGSEAINCYAQAGVFARALDLARKVDPTLVVQLERDWGKHLAANGHYDAAINHFIEAGETVLALKAAINARQWRKALQIIQVIEDDDDPEIRQQCEKLADYFSSVGERNLAENLFVRAGNAQRAVDVHVHSGDWMRAHQVAQEYMKSDEANQVLMRHAENLQQAGELRHAEALYVAIGDHDAAIAMYRKAGHRGDMIRLVTEHRPDLLQTTHAHLARELDAVGKPREAEEHFLGAGDWRGAVTAYRSANMWEDALRVAKKASGEKAAQQVALMWARTLAPELGARLLMRLNYLDPCLQLACEASLFEWALEIVKYGTVDQKKEVHYRHAMALEDEGRFADAEKEFVQAGKVMEAVQMYIHNRDWESAEDVARSHSQEAVAQVLIARAAEAAEGQDYATAEALLLRAHKPEMIIEHYKTAGMWSEALRVCREYLPSQEAALRRELGQKSAGLDGANALEEARKWLDLGEVRPALDTLILNPQAPRTYLIRAADILLHQADPETAAEIGGDLGARLFSIGEHALAAQVFLQADRLKDAVSSLVAVNEWDRARRIVRELAPDLEPYLEEKYRDAMANEGEMERLAEVDDNAALEVMARKGQWSQVFDAASSQGPEMLHRFVARRAAQLLKSDAAPQALQLYVQYGAPAISQNFNLYLQLAESVLNTPRQDYRYLAQLRDVLHGFCRSSPSSNRFERLLEAAHFSAVKHGCRSFPTLSDIVVKVSVSLLRHTDVLHADRCYYEAGVAARSAGLLSEAFVFLNHFLDLEECIEEEGDGNVLDVDDLRVTDFPLEVPLPDSLGVAMDQREEAREWVLAISMDQKIEQGLPVDQRGVYVGSLTSPTNSGAPLQQCVITGYPARGPVIKFEETNRVADRDDWTKLTNMARQAPPDSPLNDILVYLQEWCGAIPKFSF from the exons ATGATAAAGGGAATAGCCTTCTCCCCAGAATCCACAAAGATTGCAGTTGGTCAAACCGACTgcattgtatatgtatataaaataggaGAGGATTG ggGCGACAAAAAAGTGATTTGCAACAAATTTCGACAGAGTTCCGCGGTAACCTGCTTGATATGGCTCGCGGAAGATCCAATTGTCATAGGATTGGCAGATGGAAAGGTCCGCGCGGCTCTGGTCAAGTCGCAGAAGGCCCAGACCCTGTATACTTCTGATGCCATGACAATAGCTCTAGCTagcaa CGTCCGCGGCAACGGCTTTATATCGAGCCACGCCGATGGAAGTATCATCCGGTACTATATTACCGAAAATGGCAGCGCGGAGCCGTCGGGACGCGTTTGCGTTCACGGCGTGCCTGCTTACGCTCTAGCGTGGCCGCAATCGCACATCCTGGCGGCGGGTTGCGACAAGCGGTTGACCGTTTACGATTCGTACGGCAAGCCGGTCAAGACTTTTGACTACAGTCGGGATCCTCAGGAGAGAGAGATTACCGTAGCCTGTTGCAGCCCGAGCGGTCAGAGCGTCGCCGTGGGCTCTTGGGATAAGGTGCGCGTTCTTGATTGGTCACCGCGACGAAGCGTCTGGGAGGAGACTAATGTACGTATCCTGCCCAATTTCTATACAATCACAGCGCTTGCCTGGAAACGAGATGGTTCCAAGCTAGCGGTCGGAGGATTGTGTGGTGGTGTCGAACAATTCGAAACTATCTTAAG ACGCACAGTAGTCCGTGGAAGTCACGAGGTGGCCTACGTAGGTCCCAGCCAGGTAGTGATTCGATCTCTGAATGATTCCTCGCAGCGTTCCATTGTTGTCAGATCGCAGACTGGCCTGGAGATCGAGGACGTGCGCGTTTTAGGACGTAGAGACAATAACGTTGTAGCACGTACGGCGCGCACTTTGCTGATCGGTGACATTGAGCTAGGCTTGATCAGCGAGATACCATGGGAAGATCGATCTGGCAACGGCGAGAAGTTTTTCTTTGAATATCCAGGCGTTTGCTTGATATTCTATTCCGGCGAGCTCACGATTGTCGAATACGGTCAGAACGAGGCGCTCGGTTCCGTACGAACGGAAGCGGTAAATCCGCACGTGGTCAGTGTACGCGTGAACGAACGACCTGCTTCAAACGGTGGGATCGATAATAAAAAGCTGGCTTATCTATTGGATCCGAGAACCGTCCGTGTGATCGATTTGCTAACCGGCGCGACCATCAGCGTAATCGTTCATGATGTTCGAATCGACTGGTTGGAATTGAGCGAGGCAGGTCATCGGTTACTGTCACGCGACAAGCGAGGTCGCCTCTGGCTAAGCAATGACACAGGTGGCAG AGTTCTGCTGGTGACTGGGGCATCTTTTGCATCTTGGGTACCCGGTAGTGATGTCGTTATCGCTCAGACAGGTCAAACCTTGGCTGTTTGGTATAATGTAGACGCGCCGGAAGCGGTCACGCTAACACCAATCAAGGGCGACGTGATGGACATTGTTCGCGAAGATGGCCGAACGTCCGTAATAGTGGAAGAGCATGGCGCCAAGATGCCGTATCTGCTGGATGAAGGGCTGATTGAATTTGGCACTGCGCTGCATGATAATGACTTTGGTAGAGTCGTCCTGTTTCTGGAAAACATGGGCGACAGTCCGCAGATAGAGACTATGTGGGAGAACGTGGCCAGAAACGCGATGAGCGAGAGGAAGATTATGATAGCTGCCAGGTGTTACGCCGCTATGGGCGACGTTGCTTGCGCGAGATTTTTGAAAGAGATTACCGAG GTCGGCGAGAAGTATGCTGAAGAGACGGGCAATGATCCACTGGCGAGTCCAGACTGTTGGGCCCGACTAGCGGTATTAAATGGCGATCTAAAAACTGCCGAGGCAATCTATCTAGAGCAGAACGAGTTGGACAAGGCGTTGGATATGTATCAGCGCTACTGGCACTGGGAGGACGCTTTAAATTTGGCTCAAAGTCGCGACTGGAGCGGTCTGTCGGAGTTGCGAGACCGTCATTTGGCTTGGCTGCTAGATAGCGACCAAGCAGCTCGCGCAGCGTCTATCATAGAGACCACGAATCCCAATAGAGCTGTGAAGCTTTACCTGGAAGCACGTCGACCTGGGCGAGCTGCTAGATTAATTCTTACCGACAACGAATTGCTGGAGGACGAGCGAATCGTCGAGGAAGTCATTAATGGTCTTAAAGCTAGTGATCTCATGGAACTTGCTGGAGAACTACTGGAGAAAACCGATGCCGGCTCGGAGGCGATCAATTGTTACGCTCAGGCTGGCGTGTTTGCCAGAGCTCTCGATCTAGCGCGCAAAGTTGATCCCACATTGGTAGTCCAACTAGAGAGAGATTGGGGAAAGCATCTGGCAGCAAACGGTCATTACGACGCTGCCATTAATCATTTCATCGAAGCGGGTGAGACGGTATTAGCGTTAAAGGCCGCCATCAATGCACGACAATGGAGAAAAGCTCTTCAGATTATACAG GTAATCGAGGATGATGATGACCCTGAGATTCGTCAGCAATGTGAAAAATTGGCTGACTATTTTTCGTCGGTCGGTGAACGCAACTTGGCGGAGAACCTTTTCGTTCGCGCCGGAAATGCGCAACGTGCCGTGGATGTTCACGTCCATTCGGGCGATTGGATGCGCGCGCACCAAGTGGCTCAAGAATATATGAAGAGCGACGAAGCCAATCAAGTGCTAATGAGACACGCCGAGAATCTGCAACAAGCCGGCGAACTTCGCCACGCCGAAGCGCTCTACGTCGCCATCGGCGATCACGACGCGGCGATTGCAATGTATCGCAAGGCGGGACACCGCGGCGACATGATCAGACTAGTCACAGAACACCGGCCAGATTTACTTCAAACCACTCATGCGCATCTAGCGAGGGAGTTGGATGCAGTCGGCAAACCTAGAGAAGCTGAAGAGCACTTTCTAG GTGCTGGTGATTGGCGCGGAGCGGTTACAGCTTATAGATCCGCCAATATGTGGGAGGATGCGTTAAGAGTTGCCAAGAAGGCTTCGGGAGAAAAAGCGGCACAGCAG gTTGCCTTGATGTGGGCCCGAACATTGGCTCCGGAATTGGGTGCGAGACTCCTGATGCGACTCAACTATTTGGATCCCTGCCTGCAATTGGCGTGCGAGGCGAGTTTGTTCGAGTGGGCTCTAGAGATCGTCAAATACGGCACGGTAGATCAGAAAAAAGAGGTTCACTATCGCCATGCCATGGCACTGGAAGACGAGGGCCGTTTCGCCGATGCCGAAAAGGAGTTTGTGCAGGCCGGCAAGGTTATGGAGGCGGTACAAATGTATATTCATAACCGCGATTGGGAATCTGCGGAGGATGTCGCGCGATCGCACAGTCAGGAAGCAGTGGCACAGGTCTTGATCGCCCGAGCCGCCGAAGCTGCCGAGGGACAAGATTACGCTACAGCAGAGGCTCTACTTCTGAGAGCCCACAAACCGGAGATGATAATAGAACATTATAAG ACAGCCGGGATGTGGTCCGAGGCGCTGCGAGTGTGCCGAGAGTATTTGCCCAGTCAGGAGGCGGCCCTTCGTAGAGAGTTGGGTCAGAAGAGTGCGGGACTGGACGGGGCAAATGCATTGGAGGAGGCTCGGAAGTGGCTTGACCTCGGGGAAGTGCGACCTGCCCTGGACACTTTGATCTTGAACCCGCAAGCGCCCAGAACATATCTCATTCGTGCGGCTGACATTCTATTGCATCAAGCGGATCCCGAAACGGCAGCAGAAATCGGGGGGGACCTAGGTGCACGTTTGTTCTCCATTGGCGAACACGCACTTGCCGCtcag GTGTTCCTTCAGGCGGATCGTTTGAAAGACGCGGTAAGTTCGCTGGTGGCAGTCAATGAGTGGGATCGCGCACGTCGGATCGTTCGCGAACTCGCTCCCGATCTCGAGCCGTATCTCGAAGAGAAATATCGGGATGCGATGGCGAATGAGGGTGAAATGGAACGGCTGGCAGAAGTGGACGACAACGCCGCCCTCGAGGTGATGGCGCGCAAGGGCCAATGGAGCCAGGTGTTTGACGCTGCAAGCTCGCAAGGTCCGGAGATGCTGCATAGATTTGTGGCGCGGCGCGCGGCGCAGTTGTTGAAGAGCGACGCCGCGCCGCAAGCATTGCAGCTCTACGTACAGTACGGCGCGCCCGCAATCTCGCAGAATTTCAATCTATACCTGCAATTAGCGGAGAGTGTTCTCAATACACCGCGGCAGGACTACAG ATATCTGGCCCAGCTCCGTGACGTTTTACACGGTTTCTGCCGCTCATCGCCGTCCTCCAACAGATTCGAACGGCTTTTAGAGGCTGCACATTTTTCCGCGGTGAAACATGGCTGCCGTTCGTTCCCGACGCTTTCCGATATCGTCGTCAAAGTGTCTGTCAGCCTCTTACGGCACACCGACGTACTCCACGCCGACAGATGTTACTACGAGGCCGGCGTCGCGGCACGTTCCGCGGGTCTTTTGAGCGAAGCTTTCGTTTTTCTTAATCATTTCCTCGATCTGGAGGAGTGTATCGAGGAAGAGGGTGATGGCAATGTTCTCGACGTCGATGACCTACGCGTCACTGATTTTCCGTTGGAAGTTCCACTTCCAGACAGTCTTGGTGTTGCGATGGATCAACGCGAGGAGGCGAGAGAATGGGTGTTGGCAATATCTATGGATCAAAAGATCGAGCAAGGTCTGCCGGTCGATCAGAGAGGTGTCTACGTGGGTTCGTTGACGTCACCGACTAATTCTGGTGCGCCTCTTCAACAATGCGTAATCACGGGATATCCGGCACGCGGCCCAGTCATCAAATTCGAGGAAACCAATCGCGTGGCTGATCGCGACGATTGGACCAAGTTGACCAACATGGCCAGACAAGCACCACCAGATTCTCCGCTGAATGACATTCTAGTGTATCTTCAGGAATGGTGCGGCGCAATACCCAAGTTTtcgttttaa